CGAGAATGACTTAAGGCTTATTCTTGCACAGAGGCTAATAGATGCCGGTTACGATGTTCTTCAGGCAATAGACGGCAGAGAGGCTGTCAGACTAGCCACAATGGAAGCTCCGGATATTATCGTTACTGATTTGATGATGCCTATTATGGATGGAATTTCCGCTGTCAAAGAACTGCGGGCTAATCTTGAGACGGCGGGTATCCCAATAATAATGCTGACGGCCAAGCAGGATAAGGAGAGCGAGATTGAAGGTTTTGATGCCGGTGCCGACGATTACATCACGAAACCTTATGATAAAGACAGGCTTTTTAAAAGAATAGAGATTCTGATAAAACGGAGGAAAAGAGATAAATGAATGAAGACGAAAGGCATGCCGGCAGAGAAGATACTGTCAGAGATATTCTGAAAGATTTTGACGCAAGGCGGAAAAAACAGGAAGAGGACATTCATTTAGCTGCTTTGAAAAAGCGAAAAAAGGAATTCCTTGTCCGCACGGCAGCGGCCGTGGGTGTTTTTGTTGTCGCGGCTTTAATGACATATATGGCATATTTAACCGTAAGACAGAGCAGGTTGTTTCAAGGGCCGCGGTATTGGGCCCTAGGGCGTCCCGCACATGAAGATCCCAAAATGAATCTGTGCATTGGTAATCTTTGGAAGATCAGAAGGGCTGTGGATATTTACTATACTTCGCACGGTAATTTTCCGGATTCAATGGACGCTATTTATAAAGACGGGCAGATTGTCGTCAAATATCTAAGTCCGTTCCTGGTGTGTCCCGGGAGCGGGAAAGAGTATGTTTTTAAGGAGCTTGACGGGAAAAATATTTTTTGTTGTCCATCGCCGGAAACGCACGGGGTGAGGGATATTTTCGTTGAGGTGCGCAGCGGCGCTCCCGTTGTAAAAGAAAAATGAATACAACATGGTTTCAGCCGCAGGCAGAATAATAGCGGCAAAAGCCGAGCAGCAGCAGTTTGAAAACAAGTGAGGTAATAGAATGAAACTGCTTAATAACAAAGCGTTTACCATAGTTGAACTGATGGTAGTGATAGTAATAATCGGTATTTTAGCCGGCGGTGTTCTGACGCTGAATTATTTGCGGAGCCGTCAGATAGCAGCGGAAAAAGCATGCTTTTACACCTTGCGGCTTATTGAGCGCACCGAGCAGCGGTATGTATATGAAAAGGAGCGGCACTCAAATTCAATGCAGGAGCTTGTTGATGGCAATTTTCTTACAGCCAGGCCGAAGTGCCCGTCCGGCGGGGTTTATGCGTGGGTCTCCGAACCCCAGAACAGCGAAGCATATCAGACGCAGATGGTGTGTTCTATACATGGGCCCGAGGCAGAAGAGGTAGTCCAGGAAGAGATAGTCAAGGAAAAGATTGTCAAGGAAAAGAAATTCAAGGAAAAGATATAAGAAAGAAAAAGGGGGGAAAGGGGTCTTTATATTTAACAGTGAGGAATCTGTGTCAGGCCATCCTTCACTAAAGTTTCGGAAGGGCACTGCTTCACTAATTCAGTAAATCCGTGCCCGGCTTTACTTTCTTAAATTTGACTATTCCCCGCCTGTGGCGGGGCGGACTGGGCTGAGGTTCATTTCGGAGAAAATTTTGCCGACGGAAAATAACAATCCTTCCAAAAAATCAATCAAATCTTAGTTTAACCTCTTTTAACCAATTTTAACGAATTTGAACCTCATATGGACACTTTTTGGACACCACAAATTTCCCAGCGATGCCCTAAATTATGGATGTCATTTTCACCTATCCCCAAGAATAATAAGAGGCTTTCTTTCCCCAAATTAAATATATATAATTATCAAAACCAAGTATAGAATGAAAAGGGAATTGGCCCCGCTAAAGCGGGACTCCATTTAAGATAACTAAGGAAGTCGCAGGGAGGAGAATTAATGAAAAGAATATTCTTAATAATGTCATGTGTTTCTATTTGTAATACAATTATTTATTGTAAAGAATTGCCGGTACAGACAAATAGTGAACCGGCGAAGGATTCAAACTTAACTTTAGAAATTTCCATGGATGACCAAGGTGCGGAAAATATTGTATTTCTTCAAGATAAGAACGTAATAGGTAAAGC
The sequence above is a segment of the Elusimicrobiota bacterium genome. Coding sequences within it:
- a CDS encoding prepilin-type N-terminal cleavage/methylation domain-containing protein, coding for MKLLNNKAFTIVELMVVIVIIGILAGGVLTLNYLRSRQIAAEKACFYTLRLIERTEQRYVYEKERHSNSMQELVDGNFLTARPKCPSGGVYAWVSEPQNSEAYQTQMVCSIHGPEAEEVVQEEIVKEKIVKEKKFKEKI